From the genome of Campylobacter sp. MIT 99-7217, one region includes:
- a CDS encoding dihydroneopterin aldolase, protein MEFLELLMVLIAMILIIKKPEKEKLAFTLVIASWAIMIFLYVGHKSGAFLTTINP, encoded by the coding sequence ATGGAATTCTTGGAACTTCTAATGGTTTTAATCGCAATGATTTTAATCATTAAAAAGCCAGAAAAAGAAAAATTGGCTTTTACTCTTGTTATTGCCTCTTGGGCGATCATGATCTTCCTCTATGTAGGACACAAATCCGGTGCGTTTTTAACGACCATAAATCCATAA